Within Cyprinus carpio isolate SPL01 chromosome A7, ASM1834038v1, whole genome shotgun sequence, the genomic segment CTCTTATCAAAATGAACTTGTTCCTTGCCACTGATTTCACCATGGCTAATGTATGAGGATGTGTGTAAGTATGGCTCAGTGAAGTGATGCTGGCACTAGTGTCCAGTCATTAGTCATAAAAAGCTGAAAGCTCTCTGACTACATGACCTATCTGGCGAATTTTCTctcaacaaagtgcagatgtgcatacaaatgtaagtaagatatttatttaacagtgtaaacagcttcactgattataatgatagTGCCTGAACTTAACAGCTTGTCTGATAGTCTTCAAGATGTCTTCAAAGGAGAAAAGCAAGTCCAAGAGCCAGCAGGTGTCAGTGTATGAAGGTTTAACACACTATCAACTCCAGACAACAAGAAAACAATTTTCTTCAGAATGAGATAGCTCAGACCCGTATTGACAGTATAAGTTCCCACAAATTAACACAGATCAACAtaattgcttatatatatatatatatatatatatatatatatatatatatatatatatatatatatatatatatatatatatatatatatatatatatatatatatatatatatatacagttacaagtgttttattaatgcagttattttacCATCGCAAAAGCTTCTCGAAACAGAAAAGTGAGCGACTGTcagtgaacttttattttgaagccGCTCTGGCTTCACATTCGGAGGATGCGACAAACCAAACCTCAAGGCTACTTTCTGGGCTACTGTGGTGCGACCCGAAGGCGAGTGCGATCAGCAGGGAATGACGCTTTTAATCGCCTTATTTCTCAAGTAACTACaccagaaaaacaataaataaaccgGTTTGTATTTGAGCTgcctaattattataattttttactttttatggatcTGTGAAGCCAGCACGAGAAGCTCATGTGCTAGCTCACTGGCTAGCCAGCCAGCCTTTGTTCCATATTCAGACCAGTGTGGCCATAAATTAGGATTCAGCCTTCAACTCTTGCATGCTGACTCCGTGTACgattgttttattcaaataaaactcGTTGCATCCCTGGGGGTGGTGCACACCGACTTTGTTGCGGGAGGAATTCAGCTGTCTAGTGTTTGTTCGCTTGTATGAGTTGCGTCTTGGCTCGGTCGTGCATAGGTTGCCATGGAGCATTGTGCAGCTCCGCAGCTCGAGAGCACGAGTACGCTCTCTTCACCTCCAGACTCAGCGGAAAAGCCTGGAGGAGATGCCGGGGAGATGACAGCTAAGGATGCATACGAGTGCCGGATTTGTGGTTATAAAGCGCGAGACGTTAAATGTCTCAGTCAGCATCTGCACGCCGCTCACCCTGTCACCAGTCTTTCGGATGATGTGGAGACACCCTGCTTAAACGGTGACCTGGAAAAGAGCTTCGTTAAGGATAAAGTAAGTaaagttttgttttcatgtcaGTATTTGACGATCTGCATGAGTTTGAgtcgccatgattttgccaagacatgttcctggatcaacatttctGTCCAAAAATAGACCTAacccaatccaaaaaaaaattaaatttttaatgcaatgttagtgtttattataaatgatttatactTGAAAAATGCAATAGCCCCATCTCTCCTCTGGGTTTTAGGTTTACATACTTAAGTGCTAATGTTCATGGGACATTCAGGTAACTTTACCTGTTGTACAGTTGATTGATTATTGTTTCTGGCAAAAGGTTAGCCAGTTTTGAGCTGTTAAATAGCTGTAAAACCTGGAACAGAATTAGCAGTTTATATATACATGGAGTGGAAATGTTTTTAGAAcaatctttttttctgaaattttgttAGTCTTCATAGCTCAgaatttgaaggaatattagctgtaGGTATACCTATGTTCCACTAAGATGTTTGACATAACCAAGGCTTTTCagcaaaaaaactttattttgtggaaaacacagagATCAAAATTATAGAACAGTAATCACTGTAGCACGGAAGAAGATTACAACTAAAGTTTTGGAgggttacagctgtcagaaattaGTAGGAAGTGTAGAGACCCTGCTTTGAATGACTAAAGCACCTCTGCGGCCGCAGGACATCACTAGGTTCTCACACTCCGCTGATGTGATCTCGGTCCACTCTTCTTCCACTCTCTTCCATAGTTCGGTCACTGgagtgggtttcttagccataactttgttcTTAGCGTCAAGGAACAGCTTTAACCATTTTGCAGTGTGACGAGTcattgtcttgcatgaaaattgAAGGCTAATTTggagatgcttgcagggaaggaacTGAATGTTGCTGAAGGaagttctgataaacatttgcattcacactGCCATGTAGCTTTATAAGAGGCCCAACTCCTGCCGCAGAAAACATCCCCAAAACCATGACACTTTCTCttccacctttcactgacttctttacgcACTCGGGATTCAGTCTTTTCCCAGTTTGATGCCAAACAAAATGTTTCCCATCagacacaaataaattaaacttgctctcatcactaaagtgaacaTTGGACCAGTTCTCTTCTCTCCACataacatgctcctcagcaaggGTGAGCCTAGCCTTTTGgttctttctgctgatgagaggcttgCTTTCAGTCCAACTTCTCTTAAACATGCTTAGACAGATCCTTACCCTGTTCAGCGTTGAACTGGCAAGCAATTCCatctgcagtgttgaaccgatcttgcaatctcagtgaaaattagaGGAATGTTGCCAGTTAAACagggtttgtcatataattaattaaattaacatcaaTAACTAGGAGCCCATCCACACAGAGACATTTAGCTGTATAAAATTATCGTATCTGCGTTTTATCCTgacggatccggcgttttgggagtctgaaactgggtcccagagtggataaatctgaaaacccTTGCGTTTTCATGTGTACAGCCAAGctgtatattttgtgaaacgaTTATGTCATCAACCCATGTCTTgaccctagtcagacaccgctaagtcacataacaacaacaacagtggcGGACTACATGCTTGTGTTCATGCTGCAGAAGCTACTGAGCCTTTTAGCTTTACTAAagcaaaaaaatttatatacagCAACATCTTCTtaccgtttttagtgtatctctgtggcagaattgcAGCGCCACATAccggtctggcatgtatactacatagTTTTGAGTCGGCTTCATATGTTAGCAAATATTTCTAGAGACAACGTCgtgtttacagaattttttttagaacaaggcaaaaaaaaaaaaaaaaaagataggatAGCgcaagctctggcttcgtgtggatgtGGCCTTGGAGGAATCTGTAAAGTGTTCTCTGATTTTGATCAgagttatttttcaaataaacagcaGCATTTCAATTATGACTTTGTAACTTGAACATGTTTTCGGTTAAAGTAACAGACCTTATTTGACTcaaattgaaattataaaaaccCATAGAAAATTCCCACATGAGCTTAATGGTCATTAATTGCTGTGATGTCATATGAGTGGCAGGTTGCTGGTCATCAAAGAAGAGAATTtgtggtgagagagagggagataattaataaaaagatgtGTGTGGATAAGTAATTTATCATAAACACTGATGttattccattaaaaataatagtcgatttttatttattggtgacTTTAACAGCAGTGAAAGCAAATAACCCATTAACTTTTTGTGCCATGTTAACTTTTTGTACATTTGGAGGTTCTCCAAATGTaacatttgtattcatatttcTTGATCTCACTCCTTTCAGCCAGTCACCACTGGGGGAACAGAATCTGCTTCTCTTCAGACTCCCGAGGACTCAAATGAGACCTCATCCTCCATGGATCCCAAAGAACAGGAAGAGAAGATGGATGACTCACCTGCTCCTGAAGAATCACAGAGCTCATCCCCCGAGTTACCTCAGGAGAAGTCACCCTGCTCTTCAGGGTCTAAGGAGTCCTGCCAAAAAAGGCAAACGGTCTCCTCTGGCACATCGACCCACAACCAGACTAACCTGGTTTGTCTTCCATTGGTATCCGAGGGGTTAAAGCTTATCTGGGTGCGCTCGGAGCAGGTCCACGAGCTGGATGCCATGTCAGATCTCGTAGAAGCATTTAATGCATTCCCATACCCCACGTCGCAGGAGGCGAGCGCTCTAGCTCGAAAGTGTGCGTTACCGCCGGAACGTGTTAAAGCGTGGTTCATGATGCAGCGGGTACGTTACGGGATCAGCTGGGCTGACGACGACATCCAAGAGACGCGACGCAAGCTGTGGCGCATTCAGAAAGGAGCGGTTGCTGAGGAGTGTGTGGAAATAAACGACGAGGAGGATTGTTTAGGACGTGATGAATCTCAGCAGGTTTTTATACCGCCACCTGCGGCAAATGCCCATGTAGATCAGAGAGACCAGACGCCTAAACCCAGCCGGACTGTTCCTCAGCACATCACCAGTGACCAAAACCGCTTGCATTATAGCCAGAATAATGCTTCCCAATCCAATAACGGTGTACAGCATTTGCTCAGTGCTAATGTTGTGTACAAAAACGGTATTGGACCTGCATCCCAAGTTCCTCAAGTTAATCCCCAGTTCCAAAGTGACAGTAGAAACCTAACGCCTCACAATACTGGAGTCCCACTGCGCGATTCCTATGGACGTTCATCATACGTCCAACATGCCGCGATGTCGTACCCCGAGCTTCCTGAGCTTTCACAGTCTCTACACTATTTACCAGGGAAAAAATCGAAAGCACAGCTGATGGTCCTGCGCCGCAGTTTTGTACAGAAGTCTTGGCCCTCTGACGGCGAAGTTCAGCGGCTCCAGAAAATGACTGGACTTAATCGGCGTGAAATTCGTAAATGGTTCGCAGACAGCCGCTACCAGCTTCGCAAGAACGGCAGGGCATGGCTAGCCAAGCTTGCAAGGCAAAATCGGTCTTCGCAGCTGGTGCAGCAGAACTCTCACACTGAGCTGGAGAACGATGTTCCACCTAGTGCTGATTTTTATGACAACAACGAGGCTGACGACACAGAGGCAGGGTTTGAGGTTGATGTAGATTTGGCTGACGATGAGGCACCAGTCAGCCAATCAAATGAGACCAAGGAGGAAGTAAGTGATGAAGGTGAGTTTGATGACGGCAGTGCTTCCGTTCAACAATATTCTGCAGACgtctctccctctccttctccATCATTCCTCCGTGGCCGGGTAGAACCGAACGTGCGACTTCGTAAGAAGACGAGGGAACAGTTGGAAATGTTGCGGCAAAACTTCCTTCGCTGCCAGTGGCCCACAAGCGACGACTACCTGATACTCCAGCAGAAGACGGGTTTGACACGGACAGAGATCATCCAGTGGTACGGAGACACGCGTTATCATGTCAAACACAATCAGATGCGCTGGATGACCTCAGAGGAGAGGGAACGCATCATCGCAGTTATAATGCAACAGCAGAAAAGGGGTGGGAATTATTCAAGGGGGAAAGTCTCATTTGAGAAGATGGGCTCTGGGTTGAGTTTAGGTGATTCTACATTAATTAACCAAGGTGGAGGGGGCAAAGCCGCAACATGGAATGAACTTTTTAGGGGAAGTACCCCAGTTCTGCCTGAGGGTGAACTCTGACCTCAGAAGCAAAGTCAGTTTGCGATGGCATTTGTAGCTGTGCAGATAGGTGGAAACTGAATTCCATATTACTGCCAAAGATGTtacacaaaacctttttttttttcctcctttaacCTGTCTGGATATTTCCATCCCAGTTTAATGCTATGATCCAGGGCCTTGTAGAACCTCTCACAACATTGTTATGCAATATGTATCTCCAAAACTAAGCATCTtacttgaataaaaaatatttagtattagaATATCtactttaaagtaaataaaacaaaattgtataTGGCAAGGCACTGAATGACTgtacaatgtattttgttttgtagctTGTTTTATCAGAGGTTTGTTCATTGTGGTTCTCAGTGTGACTCAACAGAGTGAATGCATGTGTGTTGccattttcatgtttaagttgCACTTCGAGCTTAGATATGTAGATGTTTGCTTTTACAAAGGTCAATTGTATTTAAGGTTATAAACATAACTGCAATCTTTTAGAGCCACAGTTTGCTACACAAATGTTTCTTTGATGGAAACATTGTGCTGACGTAATACTACATAATTTATGTGCTTGATTTCCTCCAACACCAATCAATCTCTCCCCCCCCAATCAATCtctttatttgtgattttaattattataaatattatttgaagacTAATTAAAATCTTGAGTAGTCAAAATATGGAATTTATTAGTCTATGCATTGAGTAAGCTGGCTAGAGAGACTGACATTTTTGTGCTGAAGCTTTTTGTACCACTTTGGTTTTACTTAATAAATtgatcttaaaacatttttatattacatttttcgTTTTCGAAACATTCACTGTTAtgacaattttgtttttacataatatttacatttaatcatttagcttatgtttttatccaaagcgacttacaaaatgaGGAAgatgaaattatacagtctatcacataaaaatattgaatggtAAAAGTGAAGTGAACACTTATAAAGAAGGTCAAACACACAGAAGTAACATGGGTAGCCCTAgactaagaataaaaaataaaaaatcactccTAAAGAGCAGTTTTCATAGAAACGAGCATTTTCCTGGAGCAATTTTCCATTAAACCACCAAAgtacatacaaaaacaataacaatttaatgcattaggtatcaactaacaaataaatgctgttcttccgAACCTTCATTCATGATTCccaattataagaaatatttcttgtgcaccaaatcagcatcttagaatcatttctgaaaaaGATGTGTCATgttgaagactggagtcatggctgctaaaaattcagcttaccatcagagaaataaattacaatgaacTCAAACGTTTGAAGGGTGgtgtttaaatttacatttacctcgattaataaatgttgtaaaattgtTGCTCATTCATtatacctaatgcattaatgttaaaatgtgttattacatAAAACTATCtagaaaacattttagaaaaaaaaacggaTCTCAGATTCATGTCCTATAAATTCCAAGTTTCTCCGGTTATTCCCAATACTTGATAGGTTTGTCATGCTGGGCTTGAAGAAGATCTGCCCCTTGGATGATACGGCGAATCACAGCAGCAGATGAGATCAGTAAGTGTCCAGCAGCATGGAGGAGAGTGGATATGACTCTGAGGGCCTCCCTGAGAGACAACAGAAGTGTAGGATACAATTcagtattttgtataaataaacagtaaaacaaaccATTAAAGAGCTTAAGAGTTTCCATCTGTAGTCGGTTTACCTCAGGACTTTCTTTGGCCCAATGCATTGGAAATCTGCACTGACAGAGTAGAGCCCTTGGAATGTGGCTTTCACATTCAGCGAGCCGAATACGTCTTTGGGGTGCGTACGGTAAAGATCAAAGGTGATCTGAGCAATGTCTTTTCCTGTCCTTGGTTTACTATCACCTGGTTTGTTTCCACACCTTTGACGTAACTAGGAGGGTTAGAAGAAGTTAAGATAAGGTCCAGAATGATACAAACGTCAACATTCATAAGTGACTGAAACCTTAAAGTCATTGGTTTAgtttttacaaaacaataattCACTGGGATTTTTGCCTCATAATAAGAGGTGTGATgagaataaatgtgaaaaaacattctgcctgaaataaaacacatacagggTGAGGTTTCCAGATCTCTCCAGGTGTCAAGGCCATGAAACCGGTGTTGTCTGGCAGGGCTAAGAGGAACTCTTCTGAGTCAACCTCTGTCCCATCCTCTTCACACACCAAAGTCAGCACAGTAGATATCAAGAGAGCCTGGGCTGCCTGAGGTAAGAATCACAGTACAAAATGTCCCACAATGTTCAAATGCACCACAAATGTTTATGATAAATGTCTTCAGTTATCCTGGACATTGCAGGATGTCTAAAAACTGGTTGAGTTTCTGTGTAACATATGTAACACAGGGCAGGGGGCGCTACACACAGACAAAACCACTGCAAAGCCCTAGAGGGGAGGTTGACCAATGTGTCTACATCAAAAAGCCCATTTAGGTAGCGGCAAAACTTCCAGTTAAACGATGTTTAATTTCCTACCTTCTCTTTGAGCTCCTCTAGAGTTCCAGCAGTGACTCCCTTTTTGACCTCTCTGTTCGAGGAACACACTCTGAATGGACGCTGAGGGGGCGACCAAACCCGCCGAGACACTGACCTGAGAGAAAGAGCCACAGGGAATGATGGGGAGGCAGAACGGCAAAGACTAAACAGAGTATAAAAAAATGGAGGTTTTGTCAAGAGTCAAGAACTCCACTTAAAGGAAGAGTTAGCACAATAATGcttaattatttactcaccctcatgttgtatgactttctttcttcctcgGAAGGATTTTGAAGAATTGTATTGTTGGTCTTGGTTCATATGGCTTACTGTATACACTAAAtgtcaagtcttctgaagccatgtgAAAGCTTTGTATAGaacaaatcaaaattttataATTACTGACATCCTTGTAATTCTTGATGTCCCCCCTAGCTGTTCTTGCCATTTTCAAGGGAAAAATAATTATGCCTAAAATTGTAAAcaaattttcttaatatttgatCACTGAAGCATCCAGTTCATAAAGTGACAAATCAGATCGATCTGATTCTGGAGTCTGATCTGATCACAGCTCACTAAAAGGAAATATTATCACTAAAATATCACTTGAATGATGATATTTCGATCTATTTATAACACAAAgctatttaatgtcttttaaaatacttatatgGTGTTTTGTGTCTCTTATGAGGTTtgaaaacaacagaacatgatAAAAGCGACCAAGATGATTCTTCAAaatcctttgtgtgtgtgtgtgtgtgtgtgtgttccatgatagaaaaaaaatccatggaggtttggaacaacatgaggatgtgtaaataatgacaacattttcctAGAATAATCAATGACTGCTTTAAAAGTGGGACAAGCACAGACAGCACATGGCTGTAATCAAACTCGGTCTTATCTAAAGAGTTGTTAATGGAGTGAAACAAATGTCTTGAGAGAGACCAACAGTTAAAGTCCAATGTTAAGGACAAACACTGATCAAACTAATTCAACTAAATATgtcaatttgtatttttgtatctaTGTACTAACAACTTTGAtcaaatgtatatgtaaatcTGACTGTCTTACTCAAAGCATACTTCAGAGGATAAATAGGCATATTGTAAATAACAGTATtgaatatacaacaaaataatgttaCTAAACTCACTTGAACAGGGAGGCGGTTGTTTCCATTATGATCTGTGGTTGAGGTCTGTGCCTGTCACCTCTGTTTGAGTTGTTTACAGTCCTTTCTGTCTCTGTTTGACCGTCTGAAGTAAACTAGCGATACTGAGTAACAGCTGGCGGAGAATATCTTTTTGACAATATTGTGTTGTGTGATGCTAGCCAAGTGGACTTTGACTGTGCTGGAGGATTTATCCTGATAGCATTTGTCATTGGGCAAGGTCTCTTCTCTGAGTGTACTTGTGTGTTCAGGAGCCAAAGTTTGAATGATGTAGGAAGGTTAGAGCTGTAACACTTGAAAAGTTAATTTCCCTTGGGATTCTACAGTACTTGAAATTGGATGACTTTGATTTTGAAAGCCAAAACTAATTTTTCGACTCTACGTCATAATAAAAAGCATAGAAACAAGGCATTAattcaatgcaaaaacaaataaattaggGCAAATTTGTCAAGATCAGGAACAAAATTCAGATAAAAGACAGCTGCctacaaaacagttttaaaaaaaatgtttttttttttttttttttttttcgtaaaaaaaaaaaaaaaaagctctcctCTTTGTATACTTCACACCGGAAACAACATTTCGTAATTTTGGCGCGAGAAGTGTATTTCTACCGCGACTATCATTCACTGAGATCAGTGCTATTCTTATGAATCATCAGTTGTATTTATAAACGTGCCGTATTGGCTGTAAATATAGATCAAAGGACAGAAAGCTTCACACCGcgttaaattaattttgtttgtgaCTTTTAGTTCGAGCTGTATAATAGATTTCATTTTTACGTTTACGAATCAAGTAACGTTAAGCGATTTCCAAAACACCAGAGTTGTTTATTTTCTGGACGGAGAGGACAATGAAAACCGCGACTAACACTATGAATGAAGGTGGGTCTGTGCGGTGTAGCTCgtaaaaatctaatattaaaagaatattttatgCGTTTCTCTGTTGTGCATTTGTTGTTAGATGCTAGGGATTTTCTATGCAGATTTATTCCCGCtaacatgttaaagggatagttcacccaaaaatgtaaatgtgatgtttatctgcttaaccCCAGGACACCCAagaggtgactttgtttctttagtagaacacaaacgaaAATGTTTAGCTtcggcgttgcagtctctcagcagtacaatgcttggtaatggtaacagaatctgagagaaaaaaaacatgcacagaaaaatccaaattaaaccctgcagctcgggACGATACATTGAaatataaagacacaaaacgataggtctgtgcaagaaactgaacagtatttatatcgttttttacctctgattcacgcaat encodes:
- the LOC109055767 gene encoding cell death activator CIDE-B-like — translated: METTASLFKSVSRRVWSPPQRPFRVCSSNREVKKGVTAGTLEELKEKAAQALLISTVLTLVCEEDGTEVDSEEFLLALPDNTGFMALTPGEIWKPHPLRQRCGNKPGDSKPRTGKDIAQITFDLYRTHPKDVFGSLNVKATFQGLYSVSADFQCIGPKKVLREALRVISTLLHAAGHLLISSAAVIRRIIQGADLLQAQHDKPIKYWE
- the LOC109055768 gene encoding zinc fingers and homeoboxes protein 1-like, with the translated sequence MEHCAAPQLESTSTLSSPPDSAEKPGGDAGEMTAKDAYECRICGYKARDVKCLSQHLHAAHPVTSLSDDVETPCLNGDLEKSFVKDKPVTTGGTESASLQTPEDSNETSSSMDPKEQEEKMDDSPAPEESQSSSPELPQEKSPCSSGSKESCQKRQTVSSGTSTHNQTNLVCLPLVSEGLKLIWVRSEQVHELDAMSDLVEAFNAFPYPTSQEASALARKCALPPERVKAWFMMQRVRYGISWADDDIQETRRKLWRIQKGAVAEECVEINDEEDCLGRDESQQVFIPPPAANAHVDQRDQTPKPSRTVPQHITSDQNRLHYSQNNASQSNNGVQHLLSANVVYKNGIGPASQVPQVNPQFQSDSRNLTPHNTGVPLRDSYGRSSYVQHAAMSYPELPELSQSLHYLPGKKSKAQLMVLRRSFVQKSWPSDGEVQRLQKMTGLNRREIRKWFADSRYQLRKNGRAWLAKLARQNRSSQLVQQNSHTELENDVPPSADFYDNNEADDTEAGFEVDVDLADDEAPVSQSNETKEEVSDEGEFDDGSASVQQYSADVSPSPSPSFLRGRVEPNVRLRKKTREQLEMLRQNFLRCQWPTSDDYLILQQKTGLTRTEIIQWYGDTRYHVKHNQMRWMTSEERERIIAVIMQQQKRGGNYSRGKVSFEKMGSGLSLGDSTLINQGGGGKAATWNELFRGSTPVLPEGEL